A window from Purpureocillium takamizusanense chromosome 3, complete sequence encodes these proteins:
- a CDS encoding uncharacterized protein (EggNog:ENOG503NXET~COG:P~TransMembrane:8 (i84-105o125-147i159-177o274-294i301-324o380-404i416-433o466-489i)), translating to MARGQRPDRQGRRDLAIRIWNTVSQNYILGFTSFGGPPVHLKIFHDKFVTRLQWINEQVYQELFSVCQAFSGPGSTKMHYCINLIHDGFLPAVLGFFIWSLPGALGMYGLSIGVPNIGTALPRPVYALLSGLNASTVGIIVLAAVQLSEKAITDKMSRILVFLGAAAGMLYNALWYFPLLMFLAGVSTVVHDQRWLHRPVSVLATGASVVRRRVRRVVGGVHVDSPAPPAAAAEEAPTETTQPALPLTEDGRSSAEQDHRTIPPERRLNFSWKFGLSVIACFLITFVVVMVLRATVQAKSLLFSFFANMYLAGTIIFGGGPVVIPLLREYVVAEGWVSARDFLIGLAIQQAFPGPNFNFAVYLGSLTAINGGHSSAAGAVLGFVAIFAPGLITVHGTMGIWSAVRGLRWVRSMLRGVNAAAVGLIYTAVYRLWQIGYIDEGFQQGTSLALEPWWVVVTATSYVGGYWFGVSPPVAIVMGAVLGLVWYGVVSG from the exons ATGGCAAGGGGACAGCGGCCAGACCGTcaggggcggcgcgaccTGGCCATCCGAATCTGGAACACCGTCAGCCAAAACTACATTCTCGGCTTCACGTCGTTTGGCGGGCCGCCGGTTCACTTGAAAATT TTCCATGACAAGTTTGTGACACGGCTGCAATGGATCAATGAGCAGGTG TACCAGGAGCTGTTCAGCGTGTGCCAGGCCTTCTCGGGTCCCGGGAGCACCAAGATGCATTACTGCATCAATCTCATCCACGATGGCTTTCTCCCGGCCGTGCTCGGCTTCTTCATCTGGAG TTTGCCCGGCGCCTTGGGCATGTACGGCCTATCCATCGGCGTGCCCAACATCGGCACGGCTCTGCCCCGGCCGGTATACGCCCTCCTATCCGGCCTCAACGCCTCTACTGTGGGCATCATTGTCCTTGCTGCGGTCCAGCTGTCCGAGAAGGCAATCACAGACAAGATGTCGCGCATTCTGGTCTTCctcggtgctgccgccggcatgCTGTACAACGCGCTGTGGTACTTTCCGCTGCTCATGTTTCTCGCCGGTGTGTCGACCGTTGTCCACGACCAGCGCTGGCTGCATCGCCCGGTGAGCGTGTTGGCCACCGGGGCATCGGTTGTGAGACGGCGGGTTCGACGGGTGGTGGGAGGTGTCCACGTTGACTCGCCTGCTCCcccggccgcagcggccgaaGAAGCACCTACGGAGACGACGCAGCCGGCCCTACCGCTTACCGAGGATGGGCGCTCCTCTGCCGAGCAGGACCATAGGACCATTCCCCCGGAACGCAGGCTCAACTTTTCGTGGAAGTTTGGTCTCAGCGTCATCGCATGCTTCCTCATCACCTTTGTCGTCGTGATGGTCCTGCGCGCCACTGTGCAGGCCAAGTCCCTTCTCTTCAGCTTCTTCGCCAACATGTACCTGGCGGGCACGATCATCTTTGGTGGcgggcccgtcgtcatcccgCTCCTACGCGAGTATGTCGTTGCCGAGGGCTGGGTGTCCGCCAGGGACTTCCTGATCGGGTTGGCGATCCAGCAGGCTTTCCCTGGCCCAAACTTCAACTTTGCCGTCTACCTGGGATCACTAACGGCCATCAATGGCGGCCACAGCTccgctgcgggcgccgtcCTGGGTTTCGTAGCCATCTTCGCCCCGGGCCTGATCACGGTCCACGGCACCATGGGCATATGGAGCGCGGTCCGCGGGCTTCGCTGGGTAAGGTCTATGCTGCGGGGCGTTaacgcggccgccgtcggcctcatcTATACGGCCGTCTATCGTCTCTGGCAGATTGGGTACATTGACGAGGGCTTCCAGCAGGGTACCAGTCTTGCGTTGGAGccgtggtgggtggtggtcaCGGCGACCAGCTATGTTGGGGGCTACTGGTTCGGCGTCAGCCCTCCAGTCGCGATTGTCATGGGAGCGGTGCTCGGCTTAGTATGGTACGGCGTGGTGTCTGGATGA
- a CDS encoding uncharacterized protein (TransMembrane:12 (i45-63o83-102i114-137o143-162i174-194o206-228i275-295o315-335i342-361o367-390i402-422o434-455i)~EggNog:ENOG503NU7U~COG:G): protein MGAHSTIHDSDRMAETGQDSDTTQVDPVELSRGVDERKLVRKLDLHIIPLVMGLYLFSFLDRVNIGNARLYGLEKDLGLSSTQFQVSVSILFVTYLLCQVPSNLVLKLFTPRRWITFIVLSWGAIATLTGLVNSYGALLACRLLLGAVEAGLFPGLNIYLTFFYGKHELAVRVGYLFVSAAIAGGLGGLLAYGIGHMDGVAGMSGWRWILIVEGLPSVVLGVVTWFALPNDAGSAYFLTDAEKAMMEVRRRREYASTKSSQEFSFRDVRRAATDWKVWAFCVAEFGVDTMLYGYSTFLPTIIDDLGEWSTAEVQLLTVPCYFLGAAAYMCMAYVSDRLRMRGVFCVVFGTISAVGYAVLLSDSAPGVHYFACFLVAGGLYVVVGLPLAWLPNNSPRYGKRTTATGMQLTVASAAGIMSAYIYPKGDKPRYIRGHAVSLSMVAMGTAIYGFMWFWFWRANQRREAGEMSEKHRQMDEDELKELGDDSPRYRYTI, encoded by the exons aTGGGCGCCCATTCGACCATCCACGACTCCGACAGGATGGCGGAGACGGGCCAGGACAGCGACACCACCCAGGTTGACCCCGTTGAGCTGAGCCGGGGCGTGGATGAGCGCAAGCTGGTGCGCAAGCTCGACCTTCACATCATCCCGCTCGTCATGGGGCTGTACCTGTTCAGCTTCCTCGACAGGGTCAACATTGGCAACGCGCGGCTGTACGGGCTGGAGAAGGACCTGGGCCTGTCGTCGACGCAGTTCCAGGTCTCCGTGTCCATCCTGTTCGTCACCTACCTGCTGTGCCAGGTGCCGTCCAACCTGGTGCTCAAGCTCTtcacgccgcggcggtggatCACCTTCATCGTGCTGTCGTGGGGCGCCATCGCGACGCTCACGGGCCTCGTCAACTCGtacggcgcgctgctcgcgtgccggctgctgctgggcgccgtcgaggccgggcTCTTCCCGGGGCTCAACATCTACCTGACCTTCTTCTACGGCAAGCACGAGCTGGCCGTGCGCGTCGGCTACCTGTTTGTgagcgccgccattgccggcggcctgggcggcctgctggcctACGGCATCGGCCACATggacggcgtggccggcatgagcggctggcgctggatcctcatcgtcgagggcctgccgagcgtcgtgctcggcgtcgtgaCCTGGTTCGCCCTGCCCAACGACGCGGGCTCGGCCTACTTTCTCACCGACGCGGAAAAGGCCATGATGGAGgtgcgcaggcggcgcgagtACGCGAGCACCAAGTCGAGCCAGGAGTTTAGCTTCCGGGATgtgcggagggcggcgaccgacTGGAAGGTGTGGGCGTTTTGCGTCGCCGAGTTTGGCGTCGACACGATGCTGTACG GCTACTCGACGTTTCTGCCAaccatcatcgacgacctgGGCGAGTGGTCGACGGCCGAGGTGCAGCTGCTGACGGTGCCGTGCTACttcctgggcgccgccgcctacaTGTGCATGGCATACGTGTCGGACCGGCTGCGCATGCGCGGCGTCTtctgcgtcgtcttcggGACCATCAGCGCCGTGGGCTACGCCGTCCTGCTGTCCgactcggcgccgggggtGCACTACTTTGCGTGCTTTctggtcgcgggcggcctgtacgtcgtcgtcggtctgCCGCTGGCATGG CTGCCAAACAACTCTCCCCGCTATGGGAAgcggacgacggccacgggcATGCAGCTCACCGTGGCGAGTGCGGCAGGCATCATGTCGGCCTACATATA CCCCAAGGGAGACAAGCCGCGGTACATTCGCGGGCATGCCGTGTCGCTGAGCATGGTGGCCATGGGCACGGCCATCTACGGCTTCATGTGGTTTTGGTTCTGGCGGGCGAaccagcggcgcgaggccgGTGAAATGAGCGAGAAGCACCGCcagatggacgaggacgagctgaaGGAGCTGGGTGACGACAGCCCGCGGTACCGATACACGATATGA
- a CDS encoding uncharacterized protein (SECRETED:SignalP(1-17~SECRETED:cutsite=AHA-GQ~SECRETED:prob=0.8926)~TransMembrane:1 (n3-12c17/18o286-308i)~EggNog:ENOG503PHWC), whose product MRISLSLALGLLGAAHAGQLAVRQNLSDTGGGGGSVPLPTTPTPTTPSSSSVPSPTTPSSTPPTSPGDTTVTVTRTVSGAGGDVVTQATTLTTTITTTVLITSTVFSTTTVTSSNADTATKTVYQTSTQWVNQRKRHVDLDLAPRTAPAINVDAAPTGAPSPVAVERGAPGLRKHHEKHQDKHQLLKRATITETVTVTQGGGGGSTVVNSVVKTLRSTKSDFTTSTSVVTETEQVNAKTTVTVTSTLIVTSTSMSSGGIETQTSTATGNPSSSSGDSGGLSTGAKAGIGVGAGIAGLAIIGAIIFFCLRRRRNPKPDHDDFMGASEVPVGPSHGGSSRTPMSDSTAVGSGVGAAGYLAPGRTSVKHNASPEGYRGTAMGDGRAGYAKPQPYGAAYAQTSPNTTMTSRNSGHLGDALPRHPTPGDSSVSPVSPNTAELGSNTNAAAARWNNPEASEIDSHQVTHPQSGPVYEMPNQPYR is encoded by the coding sequence ATGCGCATCTCGTTgtcgctcgccctcgggctgctgggtgccgcccacgccggccagctcgccgttCGCCAGAATCTGTCAGAcaccggcggtggcggcggcagcgtcccGCTACCGACGACTCCCACGCCCACCActccgagcagcagcagtgtGCCTTCGCCTACtacgccgtcctcgacgccgcctaCGAGCCCCGGCGACACGACCGTGACCGTCACTCGCACCGtgtcgggcgcgggcggcgacgtcgtgaCCCAGGCCACCACCCTTACCACGACCATCACCACGACCGTCCTGATCACCTCGACTGTCTTCtcgaccaccaccgtcacGAGCAGCAATGCCGACACCGCTACCAAGACTGTCTATCAGACGTCGACGCAGTGGGTGAATCAGCGCAAGCGACACGTCGACCTCGATCTCGCCCCACggacggcgcccgcgatcAATGTTGACGCCGCACCCACGGGCGCCCCGTCccccgtggccgtcgagcgcggcgcgcccggcCTGCGGAAGCACCACGAGAAGCACCAGGACAAGCACCAGCTTTTGAAGCGCGCCACAATCACCGAGACTGTCACCGTCacccagggcggcggcggcggctcgaccgTCGTCAACAGCGTCGTCAAGACGCTCCGATCTACCAAGAGCGACTTCACCACGAGCACCTCGGTCGTCACCGAGACGGAGCAGGTCAATGCCAAgaccaccgtcaccgtcaccagTACCCTGATCGTTACGTCGACCAGCATGTCTTCGGGTGGCATCGAGACGCAGACCTCGACCGCCACGGGCAACcctagcagcagcagcggcgacagcggtGGCCTCTCGACgggcgccaaggccggcaTTGGTGTTGGCGCGGGCATCGCAGGActggccatcatcggcgccatcatcttcttctgcctccgtcgccgtcgcaaCCCGAAgcccgaccacgacgacttCATGGGCGCCTCCGAGGTGCCCGTCGGCCCGTCtcacggcggcagctcccgcACTCCCATGTCCGATTCGACGGCTGTTGGCTCGGgcgttggtgccgccggctACCTGGCCCCGGGCCGCACCTCGGTGAAGCACAATGCCTCGCCCGAGGGCTACCGCGGCACGGCCATGGGAGACGGTCGCGCCGGCTACGCCAAGCCCCAGCCCTACGGCGCGGCGTACGCGCAGACAAGCCCCAACACCACCATGACGTCCCGCAACAGCGGACACTTGGGAGACGCGCTCCCCCGCCATCCCACACCCGGCGACTCTTCGGTCAGTCCCGTGTCGCCAAACACTGCCGAGCTGGGCAGCaacaccaacgccgccgcggcgaggtggaACAACCCGGAAGCCTCGGAGATTGATAGCCACCAAGTCACGCACCCCCAGAGCGGACCAGTGTACGAGATGCCTAACCAGCCCTACCGATAG
- a CDS encoding uncharacterized protein (TransMembrane:8 (i59-81o93-118i139-156o176-204i225-246o252-273i312-329o418-440i)~EggNog:ENOG503NZ3D~COG:P~COG:Q) produces the protein MSYEMRSSYGSYDKPTERSRWTPLTRMLLSGEMTQEKQQELTSREKFDRWMINEGYRRVFVFVFVVAHALIFSFASVHYAMKDSLQSARDIFGFTYVIARSSAVVLHVDVGIILFPVCRTLISLLRQTPLNGIIQFDKNITFHITTAWSIVFWSWVHTIAHWNNFAQVAAKNKLGFYGWLLANFASGPGWTGYIMLIALMGMVLTSVEKPRRANYERFWYTHHMFILFFFFWAIHGAFCMIQPDVAPFCSSIGASAIGVFWQYWMYGGFAYLAERVARELRGRHKTYISKVIQHPSQVCEIQIKKEHTKTRAGQYIFFCCPAVSLWQYHPFTLTSAPEEDYISIHMRCQGDFTMAVSQALGCEWGKKGGGGGGDASKVVTVDSAGGNGVDPALRRVLPRVYIDGPFGSASEDVFKYEVSILVGAGIGVTPFASILKSIWYRMNYPQTRTRLSKVYFFWICRDFGSFEWFRSLLLAVEAQDLEHRIEIHTYLTAKIKADDATNIMINDANADKDTITGLRSPTNFGRPNWDMIFRGIRKLHAPGEAGVFFCGPKGLGSSLHVYCNKYTEPGFSFVWGKENF, from the exons ATGAGCTACGAGATGCGATCTAGTTATGGGAGCTACGACAAGCCCACGGAACGGTCAAGATGGACGCCCCTGACGCGGATGCTTCTCTCTGGCGAGATGACGCAGGAGAAACAGCAGGAGCTGACGTCGAGGGAAAAGTTTGACCGCTGGATGATCAACGAAGGGTACCGGAGAGT gttcgtcttcgtcttcgtgGTCGCGCACGCGCTCATCTTCTCGTTTGCGAGCGTACACTACGCCATGAAGGACAGCTTGCAATCGGCGCGCGACATCTTCGGGTTCACGTACGTAATCGCacggtcgtcggcggtggtgctgcacGTCGACGTGGGCATCATCCTGTTCCCCGTGTGCCGGACGCTCatctcgctgctgcggcagaCGCCGCTCAACGGCATCATCCAGTTCGACAAGAATATCACGTTCCACATCACGACGGCGTGGTCCATCGTCTTCTGGTCGTGGGTGCACACCATCGCCCACTGGAACAACTTTGCGCaggtggcggccaagaacaagCTGGGCTTCTACGGCTGGCTGCTCGCCAACTTTGCCAGCGGGCCCGGCTGGACGGGCTACATCATGCTCATCGCGCTCATGGGCATGGTGCTGACGTCGGTCGAgaagccgcgccgcgcaaaCTACGAGCGTTTCTGGTACACGCACCATATGTtcatcctcttcttcttcttctgggcCATCCACGGCGCCTTTTGCATGATCCAGCCCGACGTGGCGCCCTTTTGCTCGAGCatcggcgcctcggccattGGCGTCTTCTGGCAGTACTGGATGTACGGCGGCTTCGCGTACCTGGCCGAGCGCGTGGCCCGTgagctgcgcggccgccacaAGACGTACATCTCCAAGGTCATCCAGCACCCGAGCCAGGTGTGCGAGATCCAGATCAAGAAGGAGCACACAAAGACGCGCGCGGGCCAGTACATCTTCTTTTGCTGCCCGGCCGTCTCGCTGTGGCAGTACCACCCTTTCACGCTGACGAgcgcgcccgaggaggacTACATCTCGATCCACATGCGGTGCCAGGGCGATTTCACCATGGCCGTTTCCCAGGCACTGGGCTGCGAATGGGGCaaaaagggcggcggcggcggcggcgacgcgagcaaggtggtgacggtggactcggccggcggcaacggggTCGACCCGGCGCTCCGGCGCGTGCTCCCGCGAGTCTACATCGACGGGCCGTTCGGGTCGGCGTCCGAGGACGTCTTCAAGTATGAGGTGTCGATCCTGGTGggcgcgggcatcggcgTGACGCCGTTCGCGTCGATCCTCAAGAGCATCTGGTACCGGATGAACTACCCGCAGACGCGGACGCGGCTGTCCAAGGTGTACTTCTTCTGGATCTGCCGCGACTTTGGGTCGTTTGAGTGGTtccgctcgctgctgctggccgtcgaggcgcaggacCTGGAGCACCGCATCGAGATCCACACGTACCTGAcggccaagatcaaggccgacgacgccaccaaCATCATGATCaacgacgccaacgccgacaAGGACACCATCACGGGCCTGCGCAGCCCGACCAACTTTGGCCGGCCCAACTGGGACATGATCTTTCGTGGCATCCGCAAGCTGCACGcgccgggcgaggccggcgtcttCTTCTGCGGGCCGAAAGGCCTGGGCAGCTCGCTGCATGTCTACTGCAACAAGTACACGGAGCCTGG GTTCTCGTTTGTCTGGGGAAAGGAAAACTTTTAG
- the UBC4 gene encoding E2 ubiquitin-conjugating enzyme (COG:O~EggNog:ENOG503NWPW): MPSRCSDSFARLKSTDLSSSDPPSSCSAGPVGEDLFHWQATIMGPGESPYSGGVFFLAIHFPTDYPFKPPKVNFTTRIYHPNINSNGSICLDILRDQWSPALTISKVLLSICSMLTDPNPDDPLVPEIAHVYKTDRPRYEATAREWTRKYAV, from the exons ATGCCCTCGCGATGCAGTGATTCTTTTGCAAGATTAAAATCGACTGACCTCTCATCTAGTgacccgccgtcgtcttgctCCGCTGGACCTGTTGGCGAGGACCTG TTTCACTGGCAAGCAACTATCATGGGACCT GGCGAGTCGCCGTACTCTGGTGGTGTCTTCTTCCTTGCCATCCACTTCCCTACCGACTACCCCTTCAAGCCGCCCAAGGTCAACTTCACGACTCGCATCTACCATCCCAACATCAATTCTAATGGCAGCATCTGTCTGGATATCTTGAGGGACCAGTGGAGCCCGGCCCTGACCATTAGTAAAG TCCTTCTTTCCATCTGCTCCATGTTGACAGACCCCAACCCCGACGACCCCCTTGTGCCTGAGATCGCCCATGTGTACAAGACGGACCGACCACGATACGAGGCCACAGCTAGGGAGTGGACCCGGAAGTACGCTGTCTAG